In the Loxodonta africana isolate mLoxAfr1 chromosome 1, mLoxAfr1.hap2, whole genome shotgun sequence genome, one interval contains:
- the PRSS16 gene encoding thymus-specific serine protease — protein MLTGPGLTSSPPCPTASLLRRLGEHTQQLQESSGPNLGLSLGQGAEALPKEGWLEQLLDPFNTSDRRSFLQRYWVNDQHWTGQDGPVFLYLGGEGSLGPGSVMRGHPAALAPALGALVVGLEHRFYGLSIPVRGLDMAQLRFLSSRHALADVASAHLALSRLFNVSSSSPWICFGGSYAGSLAAWARLKFPHLIFASVASSAPVRAVLDFSEYNNVVSRSLMNTAIGGSPECWSAASAAFAETERRLRAGGEAQAALRAELGACGRLSRAEDQAELLEALQALVGGTVQYNGQAGAPLSVRQLCGLLVGGADRGRTAPYRGLRRAAQIVMHSLGQRCLSTSRAETVAQLKDTEPQGSGVGDRQWLYQTCTEFGFYITCEDPRCPFSQLPALPSQLGLCEQVFGLSASSVAQAIAQTNSYYGGQTPRATQVLFVNGDADPWHVLSVTQSLGPFESAVLIPNASHCLDMATERPSDSPSLRLARQKIFQQLQTWLTLTKESQVRDGA, from the exons ATGCTAACAGGGCCTGGTCTGACTTCCTCCCCTCCGTGTCCCACAGCCTCCCTTCTTAGGCGCCTGGGTGAGCACACTCAGCAGCTTCAGGAGAGCTCTGGCCCAAACCTAGGGTTGAGCCTGGGCCAGGGTGCTGAGGCCCTCCCAAAAGAGGGCTGGCTGGAGCAGCTGCTGGACCCCTTCAACACATCTGATAGACGATCTTTCCTGCAG CGGTACTGGGTGAATGACCAACACTGGACTGGCCAGGATGGACCCGTATTCCTGTATCTTGGGGGTGAGGGCAGTCTTGGACCTGGCTCAGTGATGAGAG GTCACCCTGCAGCCCTGGCCCCGGccttgggggccctggtggtaggTTTGGAACACAGATTTTATGGCCTGAGTATACCTGTCAGGGGCCTGGACATGGCTCAGCTCCGCTTCTTGTCCAGTCGCCATGC GTTGGCTGACGTGGCCTCTGCCCACCTCGCACTCTCCCGCCTCTTCAACGTCTCCTCCTCTAGCCCTTGGATCTGCTTTGGAGGCTCCTATGCAGGCTCCCTGGCCGCCTGGGCCCGGCTGAAG TTCCCGCATCTCATTTTCGCCTCGGTCGCCTCCTCGGCCCCTGTGCGCGCGGTGCTGGATTTCTCGGAGTATAATAAC GTGGTGTCCAGAAGCTTAATGAACACAGCGATTGGCGGATCCCCGGAG TGCTGGTCGGCGGCGTCCGCTGCCTTCGCGGAGACGGAGCGGCGGCTGCGCGCCGGCGGGGAGGCCCAGGCGGCGCTGCGGGCGGAGCTGGGCGCGTGCGGACGCTTGAGCCGTGCTGAGGACCAGGCGGAGCTGCTGGAGGCGCTGCAGGCGCTGGTGGGGGGCACCGTGCAGTACAACGGGCAGGCGGGGGCGCCACTGAGTGTGCGACAGCTGTGCGGACTCCTCGTGGGCGGGGCCGATCGCGGCCGCACGGCACCCTATCGCGGCCTGCGCAGGGCAGCGCAG ATTGTGATGCATAGCCTGGGACAGAGGTGTTTAAGCACTTCCCGAGCAGAGACAGTGGCACAGCTGAAGGACACAGAACCTCAAGGGTCTGGTGTGGGTGACCGGCAGTGGTTGTACCAGACATGTACTGAGTTCGGCTTCT ATATCACCTGTGAGGACCCAAGATGCCCTTTCTCCCAGCTCCCAGCACTGCCCTCCCAGCTAGGTCTTTGTGAGCAGGTATTCGGCCTCTCAGCCTCATCGGTAGCCCAGGCCATAGCCCAGACGAATTCCTACTATGGTGGCCAGACCCCGAGGGCCACCCAAGTACTGTTCGTTAATG GGGACGCAGATCCCTGGCATGTGCTAAGTGTAACACAGTCTTTGGGACCCTTCGAGTCAGCCGTTCTCATCCCTAACGCCTCCCACTGCTTGGACATGGCAACTGAGAGACCCTCAGACTCCCCCAGCCTCCGTCTAGCACGCCAG AAGATCTTCCAGCAGCTACAGACCTGGTTGACCCTGACAAAGGAGAGCCAGGTTAGGGATGGAGCCTGA